The Brachyhypopomus gauderio isolate BG-103 chromosome 2, BGAUD_0.2, whole genome shotgun sequence genome contains a region encoding:
- the lrrc3cb gene encoding leucine-rich repeat-containing protein 3B, whose translation MPESSHAAPSRPPVLVWVLPRLLLRVLGLCWVSGSSQLTPACPERCYCSEDADVGMVVRCSSASLLSVPRDLPNRTRRLYLDFNLLVSVPSDAFLGLPLLAELNLSNNRLVHLEPGAFRGLAESLSVLDLSCNQLETLESEALVGVRAQTNLSHNPWLCDCRLQVTMPRLLLPPASLAGVVCNSSEPEDLGVRGIPFVMVAADVDLCAALQRTTDVAMLVTMFGWFTMVTSFLVCYVRHNQHEAKRHLEYLKSLPNKQDPASESTICTMV comes from the coding sequence ATGCCCGAGTCCTCCCATGCTGCACCGAGCAGGCCTCCTGTCCTAGTATGGGTGCTGCCACGCCTCCTGCTGAGAGTTCTTGGTCTGTGCTGGGTGTCCGGGTCCAGCCAGCTGACGCCCGCGTGTCCGGAGAGATGCTACTGCTCGGAGGACGCAGACGTGGGCATGGTGGTGCGCTGCAGCAGTGCGAGCCTACTGAGCGTGCCTCGTGACCTGCCCAACCGCACACGCCGCCTCTACCTGGATTTCAATTTGCTGGTGAGCGTGCCCTCTGACGCCTTCCTGGGTCTCCCCCTGCTGGCCGAACTGAACCTGTCCAACAACAGACTGGTGCACCTGGAGCCTGGGGCGTTCCGCGGACTGGCCGAGTCCCTCAGCGTTCTGGATCTTTCCTGCAACCAGCTGGAGACGCTGGAGTCGGAGGCACTGGTGGGGGTGCGTGCGCAGACCAACCTCAGCCACAACCCCTGGCTGTGTGACTGCCGGCTGCAGGTGACCATGCCCAGACTGCTGCTGCCACCGGCCTCGCTGGCCGGTGTTGTGTGCAACAGCTCGGAGCCCGAGGACCTGGGTGTGCGCGGCATCCCCTTCGTGATGGTGGCGGCCGACGTGGACCTCTGTGCTGCTCTCCAGAGGACCACGGATGTGGCCATGCTGGTCACCATGTTTGGCTGGTTCACCATGGTCACCTCCTTCCTGGTTTGCTACGTGAGGCACAACCAGCACGAGGCCAAGCGTCACCTGGAGTATCTAAAGTCTCTACCCAACAAGCAGGACCCAGCCAGCGAGAGCACTATCTGCACCATGGTCTGA
- the tmem86b gene encoding lysoplasmalogenase: MDILDTHAYDCRRRRNASCTLFLYLLPFFASTAVYFYLWIPDSNPSPLAAGVKSAPAISLALLVLSYNGGQSLLGVAGGLVLSAFGDTCLIWEEHFLHGMACFALAHILYSLSFISSRYSSSSSSSSSCRFSVLYLLLWGVSVGVYLYLLPFLRSSQDAAVFVPAIGVYTFLIAVMATLGLRTRHPLVMLGGLIFVASDLTIALQMFKVIESLDYGRHIIMTTYYLAQLLIAIGDVKTTLAQQGEELGKRKKP, encoded by the exons ATGGACATTCTGGACACCCACGCTTATGACTGCAGACGGCGCCGGAACGCG TCCTGCACTCTGTTTCTGTATCTCCTCCCTTTCTTTGCTTCCACAGCAGTGTATTTCTACCTGTGGATACCAGATTCCAACCCTTCTCCCCTGGCTGCAGGTGTAAAATCTGCCCCTGCAATCTCATTGGCTCTTCTGGTTTTGAGTTACAATGGAGGGCAGAGCCTGTTGGGTGTAGCTGGAGGGTTGGTGCTATCAGCATTTGGAGACACCTGTCTTATCTGGGAAGAACATTTTCTACATG GAATGGCCTGCTTTGCTCTGGCCCATATACTGtactctctttctttcatttccTCACgttactcttcctcctcctcttcctcttcctcttgcaGGTTCTCTGTGCTCTACCTGCTGCTGTGGGGGGTGAGTGTAGGAGTCTACCTCTACCTGCTTCCTTTTCTCCGCAGCTCCCAGGACGCCGCTGTCTTCGTGCCGGCGATCGGGGTTTACACGTTCCTCATTGCTGTCATGGCAACCCTGGGACTGCGAACTCGGCACCCACTGGTCATGCTGGGTGGGCTTATATTTGTGGCCTCTGACCTCACCATCGCGCTGCAAATGTTCAAGGTCATCGAGTCACTCGATTACGGTCGACACATCATCATGACAACGTACTATCTGGCACAGCTGCTGATCGCCATAGGTGATGTGAAGACCACGCTGGCACAGCAAGGAGAGGAGTTAGGCAAACGGAAAAAGCCGTAA
- the aspdh gene encoding aspartate dehydrogenase domain-containing protein isoform X1 translates to MAGPCTGRWDGPEVQNRGKEEGLSEIGDMTDRCPPSRVGVVGFGHLGQFLVDHIQKEGPGAGLSLAFVWNRSAEKLTDYVPEELILTNLAEFTDRKADVIVEVCHPCIVKDFGVQFLSHTNLMVGSPSALANPQLDQALRLAAKQHGNTLYIPSGALWGGQDIQRLNDSGSLRALSIRMSKHPSCFRLADGLLSDWSEEEGRRVLFHGSVAELCPIAPNNVNTMAAAAIAASTLGFHGVTGEIVSDTALADHHLVEVEVTGSGGFSVKTERRNPAKLGAVTGSATYRSFWSSLLVCKGHGGRVYLC, encoded by the exons ATGGCAGGACCATGCACAGGAAGGTGGGACGGGCCAGAGGTGCAGAACAGAGGAAAAGAGGAGGGGCTATCAGAAATAGGAG ATATGACTGACAGATGTCCACCTTCACGAGTCGGCGTTGTGGGGTTCGGACATTTAG GTCAGTTTCTAGTGGATCACATACAGAAGGAGGGGCCTGGGGCAGGGCTTAGCCTGGCCTTTGTCTGGAATAGGAGTGCAGAAAAACTCACTGACTATGTCCCTGAGGAGCTGATCCTGACCAACTTAGCCGAGTTTACAGACAG GAAGGCTGATGTGATCGTAGAAGTCTGTCATCCATGCATTGTGAAGGACTTCGGAGTTCAATTTTTATCCCACACAAACCTCATG GTGGGCAGTCCCTCTGCTCTCGCCAACCCTCAGCTGGACCAGGCACTCCGGCTTGCTGCAAAGCAACATGGGAATACACTCTACATTCCCAGTGGTGCATTATGGGGTGGCCAAGACATCCAGAGACTGAATGACAGTGGATCTCTAAGA GCCCTGTCCATTCGCATGTCAAAGCATCCCTCCTGTTTCCGCCTTGCTGATGGCCTactctctgattggtcagaagAGGAGGGGAGGCGTGTCTTGTTTCATGGCTCAGTGGCAGAACTCTGCCCCATTGCCCCTAACAACGTGAACACCATGGCGGCAGCAGCCATAGCTGCATCAACACTGGGTTTCCATGGAGTCACCGGAGAGATCGTGTCAGACACGGC CCTGGCTGATCACCACCTAGTGGAAGTGGAGGTGACGGGGTCTGGTGGTTTCTCAGTGAAAACAGAGAGACGCAACCCAGCCAAGCTGGGAGCTGTGACCGGCAGCGCCACCTACAGGTCATTCTGGAGTAGCCTGCTGG TCTGCAAGGGTCATGGAGGGAGAGTCTACCTGTGCTGA
- the aspdh gene encoding aspartate dehydrogenase domain-containing protein isoform X2, with protein sequence MTDRCPPSRVGVVGFGHLGQFLVDHIQKEGPGAGLSLAFVWNRSAEKLTDYVPEELILTNLAEFTDRKADVIVEVCHPCIVKDFGVQFLSHTNLMVGSPSALANPQLDQALRLAAKQHGNTLYIPSGALWGGQDIQRLNDSGSLRALSIRMSKHPSCFRLADGLLSDWSEEEGRRVLFHGSVAELCPIAPNNVNTMAAAAIAASTLGFHGVTGEIVSDTALADHHLVEVEVTGSGGFSVKTERRNPAKLGAVTGSATYRSFWSSLLVCKGHGGRVYLC encoded by the exons ATGACTGACAGATGTCCACCTTCACGAGTCGGCGTTGTGGGGTTCGGACATTTAG GTCAGTTTCTAGTGGATCACATACAGAAGGAGGGGCCTGGGGCAGGGCTTAGCCTGGCCTTTGTCTGGAATAGGAGTGCAGAAAAACTCACTGACTATGTCCCTGAGGAGCTGATCCTGACCAACTTAGCCGAGTTTACAGACAG GAAGGCTGATGTGATCGTAGAAGTCTGTCATCCATGCATTGTGAAGGACTTCGGAGTTCAATTTTTATCCCACACAAACCTCATG GTGGGCAGTCCCTCTGCTCTCGCCAACCCTCAGCTGGACCAGGCACTCCGGCTTGCTGCAAAGCAACATGGGAATACACTCTACATTCCCAGTGGTGCATTATGGGGTGGCCAAGACATCCAGAGACTGAATGACAGTGGATCTCTAAGA GCCCTGTCCATTCGCATGTCAAAGCATCCCTCCTGTTTCCGCCTTGCTGATGGCCTactctctgattggtcagaagAGGAGGGGAGGCGTGTCTTGTTTCATGGCTCAGTGGCAGAACTCTGCCCCATTGCCCCTAACAACGTGAACACCATGGCGGCAGCAGCCATAGCTGCATCAACACTGGGTTTCCATGGAGTCACCGGAGAGATCGTGTCAGACACGGC CCTGGCTGATCACCACCTAGTGGAAGTGGAGGTGACGGGGTCTGGTGGTTTCTCAGTGAAAACAGAGAGACGCAACCCAGCCAAGCTGGGAGCTGTGACCGGCAGCGCCACCTACAGGTCATTCTGGAGTAGCCTGCTGG TCTGCAAGGGTCATGGAGGGAGAGTCTACCTGTGCTGA
- the gys1 gene encoding glycogen [starch] synthase, muscle isoform X2, giving the protein MPLARSISVTSLSGLDDWDEEFELEDAVLFEIAWEVANKVGGIYTVIQTKARLTCEEWGENYFLVGPYTESNVRTQVELIEPSSPVLRRTIDKMNSSGCKVYFGRWLIEGSPYVILLDVGFTAWSLDRWKSELWENCAIGVPWFDREANDAVLFGFLTAWLLGEYAAQCDEPPRILAHFHEWLAGLGLVLCRQRHLPVATIFTTHATLLGRYLCAGNVDFYNNLAEFNVDKEAGDRQIYHRYCLERAAARCAHVFTTVSKITAIEAEHLLKRKPDIVTPNGLNVKKFSAMHEFQNLHATSKARIQEFIRGHFYGHLDFNLDKTVFLFIAGRYEFSNKGADLFLEALARLNYLLRVNHSEVTVIAFFIMPARTNNFNVETLKGQAVRKQLWDTAHTVKERFGKKLYESLLVGQLPEVSKLLDKEDFTMMKRAIFATQRQGLPPVCTHNMLEDSTDPILSSIRRIGMFNSAQDRVKVIFHPEFLSSTSPLLPMDYEEFVRGCHLGVFPSYYEPWGYTPAECTVMGIPSVSTNLSGFGCFMEEHIADPSSYGIYILDRRYRSVDESCNQLTTFLFQFCQQSRRQRIIQRNRTERLSDLLDWRYLGRYYVAARHMALAKAFPDQYMYEPQDPTSTSGFRYPRPASVPPSPAHSLHSSPHHSEAEDEEERYDEELEAEKDRVNIRQPFTVMNRSKSPPDDLPEKN; this is encoded by the exons TCGGAGGCATCTATACTGTGATCCAAACAAAAGCTCGCTTGACCTGTGAGGAATGGGGTGAGAACTACTTCCTGGTGGGGCCGTACACAGAGTCCAACGTGAGGACGCAGGTGGAGCTGATCGAGCCCTCCAGCCCCGTTCTCAGGAGGACCATTGACAAGATGAACAGCAGTGGCTGCAAG gtgtatTTTGGGCGCTGGCTGATCGAGGGTTCTCCGTACGTGATCCTGCTGGACGTGGGCTTCACTGCCTGGTCTCTGGACCGCTGGAAGAGTGAGCTGTGGGAGAACTGTGCCATCGGCGTGCCCTGGTTCGACCGCGAGGCCAATGATGCTGTCCTGTTCGGCTTCCTCACCGCCTGGCTGCTCggagag tatgCAGCACAGTGCGATGAACCTCCACGGATCTTGGCTCATTTCCATGAGTGGCTGGCTGGTCTGGGCTTGGTCTTGTGTCGACAGCGCCACCTGCCTGTAGCCACAATCTTCACAACCCATGCCACGCTGCTGGGCCGATACCTGTGTGCTGGAAACGTTGACTTCTACAACAACCTtgctgag TTTAACGTGGATAAGGAGGCCGGAGATAGACAGATCTACCACCGCTACTGTCTGGAGAGAGCAGCTGCACGCTGTGCTCACGTTTTCACCACCGTGTCCAAGATCACAGCCATCGAGGCCGAGCACCTGCTCAAACGCAAACCAG ATATTGTGACTCCTAACGGTTTGAATGTGAAGAAGTTCTCAGCCATGCATGAGTTCCAGAACCTCCATGCGACCTCCAAAGCCCGCATCCAGGAGTTCATCAGGGGACACTTCTATGG GCATTTAGACTTTAATCTGGATAAGACTGTGTTCCTTTTCATTGCTGGACGCTACGAGTTCTCTAACAAAGGAGCAGATCTCTTCCTCGAAGCTCTGGCCAGACTGAACTACCTACTAAGG gtgaacCACAGTGAGGTCACGGTGATTGCGTTCTTCATCATGCCCGCACGCACCAACAACTTCAACGTGGAGACACTTAAGGGACAAGCTGTACGGAAACAACTCTG GGATACAGCCCACACTGTGAAGGAGCGCTTCGGGAAGAAACTCTACGAGTcactgctggt TGGGCAGTTACCGGAGGTGTCGAAGCTGCTGGATAAGGAGGACTTCACCATGATGAAGAGAGCCATCTTTGCTACTCAGCGTCAGGGTCTGCCCCCTGTCTGCACCCACAACATGCTGGAGGACAGTACTGACCCCATCCTGTCCAGCATCCGCCGCATCGGCATGTTCAACAGCGCGCAGGACCGAGTCAAG gtGATCTTCCATCCTGAGTTCctgtcctccacctctcctctcctacccATGGACTATGAGGAGTTTGTCAGGGGCTGTCACCTTGGGGTCTTCCCCTCTTACTACGAACCCTGGGGATACACACCTG CTGAGTGCACCGTCATGGGCATTCCGTCAGTCTCCACCAACCTCTCGGGTTTTGGCTGCTTCATGGAGGAACATATTGCTGATCCATCATCATACG GCATCTACATTCTGGACCGGCGCTATCGCAGTGTGGACGAGTCGTGCAATCAGCTGACCACCTTCCTCTTCCAGTTCTGCCAACAGAGTCGCAGGCAGCGCATCATCCAGAGGAACCGCACAGAGCGGCTGAGTGACCTGTTGGACTGGAGATACCTGGGCcgg TACTACGTTGCCGCTCGTCACATGGCCCTGGCCAAAGCCTTCCCAGACCAGTACATGTATGAACCTCAGGACCCTACCTCG ACTTCGGGCTTCCGTTACCCCCGCCCTGCCTCCGTGCCCCCCTCCCCTGCACACtccctccactcctcccccCATCACAGTGAAgcagaggatgaggaggagcgCTATGATGAAGAGCTGGAGGCGGAGAAAGACCGCGTGAACATCCGCCAACCCTTTACTGTAATGAACAGGAGCAAGAGCCCCCCAGACGACCTGCCTGAGaaaaactaa
- the gys1 gene encoding glycogen [starch] synthase, muscle isoform X1, with translation MCMPLARSISVTSLSGLDDWDEEFELEDAVLFEIAWEVANKVGGIYTVIQTKARLTCEEWGENYFLVGPYTESNVRTQVELIEPSSPVLRRTIDKMNSSGCKVYFGRWLIEGSPYVILLDVGFTAWSLDRWKSELWENCAIGVPWFDREANDAVLFGFLTAWLLGEYAAQCDEPPRILAHFHEWLAGLGLVLCRQRHLPVATIFTTHATLLGRYLCAGNVDFYNNLAEFNVDKEAGDRQIYHRYCLERAAARCAHVFTTVSKITAIEAEHLLKRKPDIVTPNGLNVKKFSAMHEFQNLHATSKARIQEFIRGHFYGHLDFNLDKTVFLFIAGRYEFSNKGADLFLEALARLNYLLRVNHSEVTVIAFFIMPARTNNFNVETLKGQAVRKQLWDTAHTVKERFGKKLYESLLVGQLPEVSKLLDKEDFTMMKRAIFATQRQGLPPVCTHNMLEDSTDPILSSIRRIGMFNSAQDRVKVIFHPEFLSSTSPLLPMDYEEFVRGCHLGVFPSYYEPWGYTPAECTVMGIPSVSTNLSGFGCFMEEHIADPSSYGIYILDRRYRSVDESCNQLTTFLFQFCQQSRRQRIIQRNRTERLSDLLDWRYLGRYYVAARHMALAKAFPDQYMYEPQDPTSTSGFRYPRPASVPPSPAHSLHSSPHHSEAEDEEERYDEELEAEKDRVNIRQPFTVMNRSKSPPDDLPEKN, from the exons TCGGAGGCATCTATACTGTGATCCAAACAAAAGCTCGCTTGACCTGTGAGGAATGGGGTGAGAACTACTTCCTGGTGGGGCCGTACACAGAGTCCAACGTGAGGACGCAGGTGGAGCTGATCGAGCCCTCCAGCCCCGTTCTCAGGAGGACCATTGACAAGATGAACAGCAGTGGCTGCAAG gtgtatTTTGGGCGCTGGCTGATCGAGGGTTCTCCGTACGTGATCCTGCTGGACGTGGGCTTCACTGCCTGGTCTCTGGACCGCTGGAAGAGTGAGCTGTGGGAGAACTGTGCCATCGGCGTGCCCTGGTTCGACCGCGAGGCCAATGATGCTGTCCTGTTCGGCTTCCTCACCGCCTGGCTGCTCggagag tatgCAGCACAGTGCGATGAACCTCCACGGATCTTGGCTCATTTCCATGAGTGGCTGGCTGGTCTGGGCTTGGTCTTGTGTCGACAGCGCCACCTGCCTGTAGCCACAATCTTCACAACCCATGCCACGCTGCTGGGCCGATACCTGTGTGCTGGAAACGTTGACTTCTACAACAACCTtgctgag TTTAACGTGGATAAGGAGGCCGGAGATAGACAGATCTACCACCGCTACTGTCTGGAGAGAGCAGCTGCACGCTGTGCTCACGTTTTCACCACCGTGTCCAAGATCACAGCCATCGAGGCCGAGCACCTGCTCAAACGCAAACCAG ATATTGTGACTCCTAACGGTTTGAATGTGAAGAAGTTCTCAGCCATGCATGAGTTCCAGAACCTCCATGCGACCTCCAAAGCCCGCATCCAGGAGTTCATCAGGGGACACTTCTATGG GCATTTAGACTTTAATCTGGATAAGACTGTGTTCCTTTTCATTGCTGGACGCTACGAGTTCTCTAACAAAGGAGCAGATCTCTTCCTCGAAGCTCTGGCCAGACTGAACTACCTACTAAGG gtgaacCACAGTGAGGTCACGGTGATTGCGTTCTTCATCATGCCCGCACGCACCAACAACTTCAACGTGGAGACACTTAAGGGACAAGCTGTACGGAAACAACTCTG GGATACAGCCCACACTGTGAAGGAGCGCTTCGGGAAGAAACTCTACGAGTcactgctggt TGGGCAGTTACCGGAGGTGTCGAAGCTGCTGGATAAGGAGGACTTCACCATGATGAAGAGAGCCATCTTTGCTACTCAGCGTCAGGGTCTGCCCCCTGTCTGCACCCACAACATGCTGGAGGACAGTACTGACCCCATCCTGTCCAGCATCCGCCGCATCGGCATGTTCAACAGCGCGCAGGACCGAGTCAAG gtGATCTTCCATCCTGAGTTCctgtcctccacctctcctctcctacccATGGACTATGAGGAGTTTGTCAGGGGCTGTCACCTTGGGGTCTTCCCCTCTTACTACGAACCCTGGGGATACACACCTG CTGAGTGCACCGTCATGGGCATTCCGTCAGTCTCCACCAACCTCTCGGGTTTTGGCTGCTTCATGGAGGAACATATTGCTGATCCATCATCATACG GCATCTACATTCTGGACCGGCGCTATCGCAGTGTGGACGAGTCGTGCAATCAGCTGACCACCTTCCTCTTCCAGTTCTGCCAACAGAGTCGCAGGCAGCGCATCATCCAGAGGAACCGCACAGAGCGGCTGAGTGACCTGTTGGACTGGAGATACCTGGGCcgg TACTACGTTGCCGCTCGTCACATGGCCCTGGCCAAAGCCTTCCCAGACCAGTACATGTATGAACCTCAGGACCCTACCTCG ACTTCGGGCTTCCGTTACCCCCGCCCTGCCTCCGTGCCCCCCTCCCCTGCACACtccctccactcctcccccCATCACAGTGAAgcagaggatgaggaggagcgCTATGATGAAGAGCTGGAGGCGGAGAAAGACCGCGTGAACATCCGCCAACCCTTTACTGTAATGAACAGGAGCAAGAGCCCCCCAGACGACCTGCCTGAGaaaaactaa